In Solanum pennellii chromosome 3, SPENNV200, a single window of DNA contains:
- the LOC107014885 gene encoding glycylpeptide N-tetradecanoyltransferase 1-like, with translation MADNSKSTENHNQSSDDSLAPENGNEVAIDSLARKVQESLSLAKRHKFWETQPVGQFKDLGDSSLPEGPIEPPTPLSEVKQEPYNLPSQYEWTTCDMDSEEMCNEVYVLLTNNYVEDDENMFRFNYSKEFLRWALRPPGFYRSWHIGVRVKTSKKLVAFITGVPARIRVRDNVVMMAEINFLCVHKKLRSKRLAPVMIKEVTRRVHMENIWQAAYTAGVVLPTPVSTCQYWHRSLNPKKLIDVGFSRLGARMTMSRTIKLYKLPDQTVTPGFRKMEPHDVPAVTRLLRNYLKQFVVAPDFDENDVEHWLLPKEGVIDSYLVESPQTHEITDFCSFYTLPSSILGNQNHTTLKAAYSYYNVSTKTPLIQLMNDALIVAKQKDFDVFNALDVMQNDNFLKELKFGPGDGKLHYYLYNYRTKHVLRSSELGLVLL, from the coding sequence ATGGCTGACAACAGTAAGTCAACCGAGAACCATAACCAAAGTTCCGATGATAGTTTAGCTCCGGAGAATGGTAATGAGGTAGCCATTGATTCCTTGGCACGAAAGGTCCAAGAATCTCTGTCGCTTGCAAAGAGACATAAGTTCTGGGAGACCCAACCAGTGGGACAGTTCAAGGATCTTGGGGATTCAAGCTTGCCTGAAGGCCCCATTGAACCTCCAACTCCTCTGTCAGAAGTTAAGCAGGAGCCTTACAACCTTCCAAGTCAGTATGAGTGGACCACCTGTGATATGGACTCGGAGGAGATGTGCAATGAAGTCTATGTTCTCCTAACAAACAACTATGTTGAGGATGATGAGAACATGTTTAGGTTCAATTACTCTAAAGAATTTCTTCGGTGGGCACTTCGCCCTCCAGGTTTCTATAGGAGCTGGCACATTGGAGTCAGAGTGAAGACCTCAAAAAAGTTGGTTGCTTTTATTACAGGGGTACCTGCAAGGATACGCGTTCGAGATAATGTTGTGATGATGGCAGAGATCAATTTCCTTTGTGTTCATAAGAAACTTAGATCAAAAAGACTTGCTCCTGTCATGATAAAAGAGGTCACAAGGAGGGTTCATATGGAGAATATCTGGCAAGCTGCTTATACAGCTGGGGTGGTCCTACCAACACCTGTATCAACCTGTCAATATTGGCATAGATCTCTGAATCCAAAGAAGCTAATTGATGTTGGGTTTTCCAGGCTTGGTGCAAGGATGACAATGAGCCGAACAATAAAGCTGTATAAGTTACCTGATCAGACTGTCACACCTGGGTTCAGGAAGATGGAGCCCCATGATGTTCCTGCAGTTACTCGATTGCTCAGGAATTACTTGAAGCAGTTTGTGGTTGCACCTGactttgatgaaaatgatgtggAACACTGGCTTCTGCCAAAGGAAGGTGTTATTGACAGTTATCTGGTTGAAAGTCCTCAAACTCATGAAATCACCGACTTCTGCAGTTTTTACACACTCCCTTCATCAATTCTTGGTAACCAGAATCATACCACTCTAAAAGCTGCTTATTCGTATTACAATGTCTCTACAAAGACTCCATTGATTCAGTTGATGAATGATGCCCTTATTGTGGCAAAGCAGAAGGACTTTGATGTTTTCAATGCCCTAGATGTTATGCAAAATGATAATTTCTTAAAGGAACTGAAGTTTGGCCCCGGTGATGGGAAACTCCACTACTATCTCTACAATTATCGAACAAAGCATGTTTTAAGATCATCAGAGCTTGGGCTTGTACTCTTGTAG
- the LOC107012681 gene encoding uncharacterized protein LOC107012681 isoform X2: MMEKMEVTEKMCATEEVVDALLECMVEPLLGRSSCKSKEVPTLDQQKSMAKQVGAVVLLYNYYYRKQHQDQKIEFLNFASFCQLAVVLKPTLMTYMKLMHRSVYTDVDNLESQLSLTEKEIMRACDISSTLDDAEVVPLSQKWPTSKVAVFLVDSRRENCLLMHSSMTCAVWSIIEKHLDVSSSYLFDSKCISKKKKTNMFSTSLQYADGSSLQDLALSAATEATGINRSDLVVLESHLVYSLDKEKASTQLYLVQSTKLVNEGFTISIRRILESLQGPLIKKKSCGWSVAPAVEYFHLLPYREILSNWHSREQLSSGLQDLNVEVVAAHAYDIHVGGSSCKKEVNQENVAPPMIKLCITDFNDEKIVEAKRRRNMQGVSAVGLSQLGSQQSVDGVTTLASKEYAISQSALTVLRWKREKLHYQLRILEDEIALCNKTIQAELNGGENEALIDGCNDMCIEDEGSTNQLVEDSCTIQYSKGKRLSEAILTLQNRCQQLDQFCCRNNWVLPTYQVFPLEGGFLAKVIVRAADSKVVSRSKICESPREARESAAAHVISSFQK, encoded by the exons ATGATGGAAAAAATGGAGGTGACGGAGAAGATGTGTGCAACAGAGGAAGTAGTTGATGCATTGCTGGAATGTATGGTGGAGCCGTTGTTAGGGCGTAGTTCTTGCAAATCAAAGGAAGTTCCGACACTTGATCAACAAAAATCCATGGCTAAACAG GTGGGTGCTGTTGTGTTGCTCTACAACTACTACTACAGGAAGCAACATCAAGATCAGAAAATAGAGTTTCTTAATTTTGCATCATTTTGCCAATTAGCTGTAGTTCTGAAACCAACTTTGATGACATATATGAAATTAATGCATCGATCAGTATACACAGACGTTGACAATTTGGAAAGCCAACTTTCACTCACTGAGAAGGAAATCATGAGGGCATGTGATATATCTTCAACGCTGGATGATGCAGAAGTTGTTCCGCTATCACAGAAATGGCCTACTTCCAAAGTTGCTGTATTCTTAGTTGATTCAAGGAGGGAGAATTGCTTGCTCATGCATAGTTCTATGACCTGCGCAGTTTGGTCCATTATTGAGAAACATCTTGATGTCTCTTCAAGTTATCTTTTTGATTCGAAGTGCataagcaaaaagaaaaaaactaacatGTTTTCAACCAGTCTTCAGTATGCTGATGGATCATCGCTCCAAGATCTTGCACTTTCCGCTGCCACAGAAGCAACAG GCATCAATAGAAGTGATCTGGTTGTCCTAGAGAGCCACCTTGTATATTCCTTAGATAAAGAAAAAGCATCCACGCAATTATATCTTGTACAATCCACTAAGTTGGTGAATGAAGGCTTTACGATTTCTATTCGCCGCATCCTTGAAAG CTTGCAGGGTCCtttaatcaagaaaaaatcaTGTGGATGGTCGGTTGCTCCAGCTGTTGAGTATTTTCACTTGCTTCCCTACCGAGAGATTTTGTCGAATTGGCATTCTAG GGAGCAGTTGTCAAGTGGCTTGCAAGATCTAAATGTAGAAGTGGTAGCTGCCCATGCATATGATATACATGTGGGAGGTAGCTCCTGTAAGAAAGAAGTAAATCAG GAAAATGTGGCTCCACCCATGATTAAGTTGTGCATTACTGATTTCAATGATGAAAAGATTGTTGAAgcgaaaagaagaagaaatatgcAAGGAGTCTCTGCAGTAGGCCTGTCTCAGTTGGGTTCCCAACAATCTGTGGATGGAGTAACCACTTTGGCTTCAAAGGAATATGCAATATCACAATCTGCCTTGACTGTTCTTCGCTGGAAAAGAGAGAAACTG CATTATCAGCTACGCATTTTGGAAGACGAGATTGCTTTGTGTAATAAAACTATTCAGGCAGAATTAAACG GGGGTGAAAATGAAGCTCTTATAGATGGCTGTAATGACATGTGTATAGAAGACGAAGGCAGTACCAATCAACTGGTAGAAGACTCATGTACTATTCAATATAGCAAGGGAAAAAGATTGTCCGAGGCTATTCTTACTTTGCAAAACCGATGTCAG CAACTGGATCAATTCTGCTGCAGGAATAATTGGGTATTGCCAACATATCAAGTCTTTCCACTTGAGG GTGGATTTCTTGCCAAGGTCATTGTAAGAGCTGCTGATTCCAAAGTTGTCAGTAGAAGCAAGATCTGTGAGAGTCCGCGCGAAGCAAGGGAATCCGCTGCTGCGCACGTGATTTCAAGCTTTCAAAAGTGA
- the LOC107012271 gene encoding mitochondrial import inner membrane translocase subunit TIM23-1 yields the protein MAYQHQSPNHTGDNEDGKNRRLYNPYQDLQVPMKTLYKLPTSPEFLFQEESIAQRRSWGENLTYYTGIGYLSGAVAGAGKGFVEGVKASEPGDTMKLRINRILNASGHTGRKFGNRAGVIGLLYAGMESGMVAIRDTDDVINSVVAGLGTGAFYRAASGLRSAAVAGVIGGVVVGLGVTGKQALKRYVPI from the coding sequence ATGGCGTATCAACACCAATCACCTAATCACACCGGAGACAACGAAGACGGCAAGAATCGACGGCTCTATAACCCTTACCAAGACCTACAAGTTCCAATGAAAACACTTTACAAGCTTCCTACCTCACCTGAGTTTCTGTTTCAGGAAGAATCTATTGCCCAGCGTAGATCATGGGGAGAGAATTTGACTTATTACACTGGTATCGGTTATCTCTCTGGGGCCGTTGCCGGCGCTGGTAAAGGATTTGTTGAAGGTGTGAAAGCTTCGGAGCCTGGTGATACTATGAAGCTCAGGATCAATAGAATCCTGAATGCCTCGGGTCATACGGGCCGGAAGTTTGGAAATCGAGCTGGTGTTATTGGGTTGCTTTATGCTGGGATGGAGAGTGGAATGGTTGCTATTAGGGATACGGATGATGTTATCAATAGCGTGGTTGCCGGCTTGGGGACTGGTGCGTTCTACAGGGCGGCTTCGGGGCTGAGGTCAGCTGCCGTGGCTGGAGTTATCGGTGGCGTCGTTGTTGGCTTGGGAGTGACTGGAAAACAGGCGCTAAAACGATACGTACCGATCTGA
- the LOC107012681 gene encoding uncharacterized protein LOC107012681 isoform X1 — translation MMEKMEVTEKMCATEEVVDALLECMVEPLLGRSSCKSKEVPTLDQQKSMAKQVGAVVLLYNYYYRKQHQDQKIEFLNFASFCQLAVVLKPTLMTYMKLMHRSVYTDVDNLESQLSLTEKEIMRACDISSTLDDAEVVPLSQKWPTSKVAVFLVDSRRENCLLMHSSMTCAVWSIIEKHLDVSSSYLFDSKCISKKKKTNMFSTSLQYADGSSLQDLALSAATEATGINRSDLVVLESHLVYSLDKEKASTQLYLVQSTKLVNEGFTISIRRILERSCDRLPPRQVKVSCPICCIPKKSCPNLFQLFGDHSWSLKQRHVVSCLQGPLIKKKSCGWSVAPAVEYFHLLPYREILSNWHSREQLSSGLQDLNVEVVAAHAYDIHVGGSSCKKEVNQENVAPPMIKLCITDFNDEKIVEAKRRRNMQGVSAVGLSQLGSQQSVDGVTTLASKEYAISQSALTVLRWKREKLHYQLRILEDEIALCNKTIQAELNGGENEALIDGCNDMCIEDEGSTNQLVEDSCTIQYSKGKRLSEAILTLQNRCQQLDQFCCRNNWVLPTYQVFPLEGGFLAKVIVRAADSKVVSRSKICESPREARESAAAHVISSFQK, via the exons ATGATGGAAAAAATGGAGGTGACGGAGAAGATGTGTGCAACAGAGGAAGTAGTTGATGCATTGCTGGAATGTATGGTGGAGCCGTTGTTAGGGCGTAGTTCTTGCAAATCAAAGGAAGTTCCGACACTTGATCAACAAAAATCCATGGCTAAACAG GTGGGTGCTGTTGTGTTGCTCTACAACTACTACTACAGGAAGCAACATCAAGATCAGAAAATAGAGTTTCTTAATTTTGCATCATTTTGCCAATTAGCTGTAGTTCTGAAACCAACTTTGATGACATATATGAAATTAATGCATCGATCAGTATACACAGACGTTGACAATTTGGAAAGCCAACTTTCACTCACTGAGAAGGAAATCATGAGGGCATGTGATATATCTTCAACGCTGGATGATGCAGAAGTTGTTCCGCTATCACAGAAATGGCCTACTTCCAAAGTTGCTGTATTCTTAGTTGATTCAAGGAGGGAGAATTGCTTGCTCATGCATAGTTCTATGACCTGCGCAGTTTGGTCCATTATTGAGAAACATCTTGATGTCTCTTCAAGTTATCTTTTTGATTCGAAGTGCataagcaaaaagaaaaaaactaacatGTTTTCAACCAGTCTTCAGTATGCTGATGGATCATCGCTCCAAGATCTTGCACTTTCCGCTGCCACAGAAGCAACAG GCATCAATAGAAGTGATCTGGTTGTCCTAGAGAGCCACCTTGTATATTCCTTAGATAAAGAAAAAGCATCCACGCAATTATATCTTGTACAATCCACTAAGTTGGTGAATGAAGGCTTTACGATTTCTATTCGCCGCATCCTTGAAAG GAGTTGTGACAGGCTTCCACCGCGCCAAGTTAAAGTTTCTTGCCCCATTTGCTGCATCCCAAAGAAATCTTGTCCGAATCTTTTCCAGCTTTTTGGTGACCACAGTTGGAGCCTGAAACAAAGACATGTTGTTAGTTG CTTGCAGGGTCCtttaatcaagaaaaaatcaTGTGGATGGTCGGTTGCTCCAGCTGTTGAGTATTTTCACTTGCTTCCCTACCGAGAGATTTTGTCGAATTGGCATTCTAG GGAGCAGTTGTCAAGTGGCTTGCAAGATCTAAATGTAGAAGTGGTAGCTGCCCATGCATATGATATACATGTGGGAGGTAGCTCCTGTAAGAAAGAAGTAAATCAG GAAAATGTGGCTCCACCCATGATTAAGTTGTGCATTACTGATTTCAATGATGAAAAGATTGTTGAAgcgaaaagaagaagaaatatgcAAGGAGTCTCTGCAGTAGGCCTGTCTCAGTTGGGTTCCCAACAATCTGTGGATGGAGTAACCACTTTGGCTTCAAAGGAATATGCAATATCACAATCTGCCTTGACTGTTCTTCGCTGGAAAAGAGAGAAACTG CATTATCAGCTACGCATTTTGGAAGACGAGATTGCTTTGTGTAATAAAACTATTCAGGCAGAATTAAACG GGGGTGAAAATGAAGCTCTTATAGATGGCTGTAATGACATGTGTATAGAAGACGAAGGCAGTACCAATCAACTGGTAGAAGACTCATGTACTATTCAATATAGCAAGGGAAAAAGATTGTCCGAGGCTATTCTTACTTTGCAAAACCGATGTCAG CAACTGGATCAATTCTGCTGCAGGAATAATTGGGTATTGCCAACATATCAAGTCTTTCCACTTGAGG GTGGATTTCTTGCCAAGGTCATTGTAAGAGCTGCTGATTCCAAAGTTGTCAGTAGAAGCAAGATCTGTGAGAGTCCGCGCGAAGCAAGGGAATCCGCTGCTGCGCACGTGATTTCAAGCTTTCAAAAGTGA
- the LOC107014886 gene encoding single myb histone 4 — translation MGNPKVKWTSEEEDALKAGVTKHGSGRWKNIIRDPEFAPILINRSNIDLKDKWRNMCIYTAGQGSKDKSIVVRTRPMEIDAFVPSPIQSLPPITSAFENEAIEDSPDVQPEGVNAPKYNDMIFEALSSMGDSNGSDLGAIVGFIEQRHEVQPNFRRTLSSKLRRLVAQGKLEKVQKCYKMKDATSETNISTPKQNDVRSWPVPISVPRQSDVLSWPVPNSAPKQNDVLSWTVPNSAPKQNDVRSRPVPNMASKQNDVRSWQVPTSAVKVSSGTAEEAARIAADIVADAENKRCLEVAAVRDAEMKLRMVDDAESMLQIIKEIYEHCSQGEIILLA, via the exons ATGGGAAATCCGAAGGTAAAGTGGACGTCGGAGGAGGAGGATGCCCTAAAAGCCGGTGTGACAAAGCACGGTAGCGGAAGATGGAAGAACATCATCAGGGATCCTGAATTCGCCCCGATTTTGATTAATCGGTCTAACATCGACCTCAAG GACAAATGGAGAAATATGTGTATTTACACTGCTGGACAAGGTTCAAAAGATAAATCTATAGTTGTTCGTACAAGACCAATGGAAATAGATGCATTTGTGCCTTCCCCTATTCAAAGTCTTCCGCCTATTACTTCAGCATTTGAGAATGAAGCCATCGAGGATTCTCCCGACGTCCAACCAGAAGGCGTGAATGCTCCAAA GTATAATGATATGATCTTTGAAGCTTTGTCATCCATGGGGGATTCAAATGGATCTGATCTTGGTGCCATTGTAGGATTTATTGAG CAACGACATGAAGTACAACCAAACTTTAGAAGAACCTTGAGTTCCAAGTTGAGAAGACTGGTTGCGCAAGGAAAACTTGAAAAG GTCCAGAAGTGCTATAAGATGAAAGATGCAACATCAGAAACCAATATATCTACTCCAAAACAAAATGATGTCCGGTCATGGCCAGTTCCGATTTCGGTTCCAAGACAAAGTGATGTCCTGTCTTGGCCAGTTCCGAATTCAGCTCCAAAACAAAATGATGTCCTGTCATGGACAGTTCCGAATTCTGCTCCAAAGCAAAATGATGTCCGGTCACGACCAGTTCCAAATATGGCTTCAAAACAAAATGATGTCCGGTCATGGCAAGTTCCGACTTCGGCTGTAAAAGTCTCCAGTGGAACAGCAGAAGAAGCTGCTAGGATTGCTGCTGACATAGTTGCTGATGCAGAAAATAAGCGTTGCTTGGAAGTTGCAGCAGTCAGAGATGCAGAAATGAAGCTAAGAATGGTTGACGATGCAGAGTCAATGTTACAAATTATCAAAGAGATCTATGAACATT GTTCACAAGGTGAAATTATTCTCTTGGCTTGA